The following coding sequences are from one Rutidosis leptorrhynchoides isolate AG116_Rl617_1_P2 chromosome 11, CSIRO_AGI_Rlap_v1, whole genome shotgun sequence window:
- the LOC139875013 gene encoding disease resistance protein RUN1-like, which translates to MVILTDIFKKNSSNDNHDEKYDVFLSFRGLDTRLNFTNHLHQALERANLKTFLDKDVIPTGRYLKPELENAIKSSTASVIVLSKNYASSTWCLDELFLILDRHKNFKQIVIPIFYHVEPTDVRKQQNSFGDAMAAHTKKMEAETDVEKKRVLAEKIEIWKEALTNVSNLTGSSVKGRLETEVIKEIVKELSKRIHVPVRTSLPLLIGKVDAIEYVSSWLKDGSSHTVDILSIYGMGGIGKSTLAKYIYYSYCRKFDRSSIVEDISRKCAAQINGLLDLQTQLCNDISKANSIQVHDVSVASNKVLIVLDDIDSIEQLDALLGNKGFNQGSKIIITTKNMSLTERCELCKAKPYRHTKYALMIWVCVNAMLKLCQEVKYVFFFKWNMSRVCIQGSKRWALLSCCFNVCPSTSY; encoded by the exons ATGGTTATTCTCACAGATATTTTTAAAAAAAACTCATCGAATGATAATCATGATGAAAAGTATGACGTATTTTTGAGCTTTCGTGGTCTAGATACTCGTCTTAACTTCACGAATCACCTCCACCAAGCCCTTGAACGTGCCAATCTCAAAACCTTTTTGGACAAAGATGTGATTCCAACCGGGCGTTACTTGAAACCGGAATTGGAGAATGCAATCAAATCATCCACGGCTTCTGTTATCGTGTTGTCCAAGAATTATGCTTCTTCAACATGGTGCCTTGATGAACTTTTTTTGATTCTTGACCGACATAAGAACTTCAAACAAATTGTCATCCCCATTTTCTATCATGTCGAGCCCACCGATGTCAGGAAGCAACAAAACAGCTTCGGAGATGCAATGGCTGCACATACAAAGAAGATGGAAGCAGAGACAGATGTAGAGAAAAAAAGAGTATTAGCAGAGAAGATAGAAATATGGAAGGAAGCACTTACAAACGTTTCTAATTTAACTGGCTCAAGTGTAAAGGGCAG GCTAGAGACTGAGGTCATTAAAGAAATTGTTAAAGAACTTTCCAAAAGAATACATGTACCCGTAAGGACTAGTTTACCGCTACTTATTGGGAAGGTGGATGCAATTGAATACgtcagttcatggttgaaagacggaTCATCACATACCGTCGACATTCTTAGTATTTATGGTATGGGTGGGATTGGAAAGTCAACTTTAGCCAAATATATTTATTACTCATATTGTCGCAAGTTCGATAGAAGCAGCATCGTTGAAGATATCAGTAGGAAGTGTGCTGCGCAAATTAATGGATTGCTTGATTTACAAACTCAACTTTGTAATGATATTTCAAAAGCAAATTCAATTCAAGTTCATGATGTTTCTGTAGCCTCTAATAAAGTGTTGATAGTTCTTGACGATATTGATAGTATAGAGCAGTTGGACGCTTTACTGGGAAACAAAGGTTTTAATCAAGGAAGCAAAATCATTATAACAACCAAGAACATGTCGTTGACAGAGAGGTGTGAACTATGCAAAGCGAAACCTTACAGACATACAAAGTACGCACTTATGATTTGGGTATGTGTTAATGCAATGCTAAAGTTGTGCCAG GAAGtgaaatatgtttttttttttaaatggaatATGTCAAGGGTCTGCATTCAAGGATCTAAACGGTGGGCGTTACTATCCTGCTGCTTCAATGTATGCCCTTCCACATCATACTAA